The genomic region TGGGAAACAGGAAATTCAAATTCCACAAACCACTTCTCGCCTAAAAAATATATTTGTTTGTTAATGAAATATTTTATATTTATTCGTATTTGACGGGATCTGGAATGCCGGCGGATTCAAAACCTTTTAATCTTAATCTGCAGCTGTCACACCGGCCGCAGGCGATTTCGGTGTTTTTGTAGCAGGACCATGTATACTGGAAAGGGACTTTTAATTTTAATCCAAGTTTTACAATCTCATCTTTTTTCATTTTTATAAGAGGCGCGGTTATCTCTATATAACTTTCCAGTTTTGTGCCGAGTTTTATCAATTTATTAAACGCCTTTAGATAATCTTCCCTGCAGTCCGGGTATCCCGAAGAATCAACCTGGTTCGCGCCGTAATAAATCCGGGATATCCCAAGGCTCTCCGCCCATGACACTGCGATTGACAGCAATTGGGTATTCCTGAAAGGAACATAGGTGGAAGGAATCCGCGAAGTCTTTACACTGTCCAATGGTATATCAATTTTTTCATCTAGAAGGCTTGACGCCCCGAATTCTTTTAAATACGGGATATCTATTACTTTACTTTTTTGGACCTTAAAGAATTCTTTTAATTTATTAAACGCCCATAATTCTTTTTTAAAAGTCCTTTGCCCGTAATTAAAATGCAGAAAAACTGGTGTAAACTTTTTAATGGCTACCGCTGCCGTGACCGCGCTGTCCATCCCGCCGCTTACAAGAACTATAACAGACTCTTGAGTTTTGAATTTTAAATTTTGAATTTTAAATTTTTTCACGTTCTTCTCTTCCCCGGCCACAAGATTTTATGAAGCTGAATTTGAAACCTTACATCTAATTCATCTTTTAAAATCCAACCGGCCAGTATTCCGGGTGAAAGCAATTTCCAGGCAGGAGAAAAACTAATTTTTGTTATTTTATCCAATGAAAAATCTTTTATCTTTTGTTTTGC from bacterium harbors:
- the queC gene encoding 7-cyano-7-deazaguanine synthase QueC, encoding MKKFKIQNLKFKTQESVIVLVSGGMDSAVTAAVAIKKFTPVFLHFNYGQRTFKKELWAFNKLKEFFKVQKSKVIDIPYLKEFGASSLLDEKIDIPLDSVKTSRIPSTYVPFRNTQLLSIAVSWAESLGISRIYYGANQVDSSGYPDCREDYLKAFNKLIKLGTKLESYIEITAPLIKMKKDEIVKLGLKLKVPFQYTWSCYKNTEIACGRCDSCRLRLKGFESAGIPDPVKYE